The following are encoded in a window of Arthrobacter antioxidans genomic DNA:
- a CDS encoding ANTAR domain-containing protein: MGRAGLDATDAFARLNSHSQRANRKVVVIAQEIIDRAVTLTHREHRHDHDLAPDRALQELFRACDPPITAGPRRPLNIGRSPLSRRGTVGSPAV, encoded by the coding sequence ATGGGCCGTGCCGGCCTCGACGCCACGGACGCGTTCGCCCGACTCAACTCCCACAGCCAGCGGGCGAACCGCAAGGTGGTCGTCATCGCCCAGGAGATCATCGACCGGGCCGTGACACTCACCCACCGGGAGCATCGACACGATCATGACCTGGCCCCCGACCGGGCGCTGCAGGAGCTCTTCAGGGCCTGTGATCCGCCCATCACGGCCGGACCCCGACGGCCGCTGAACATCGGCCGATCGCCACTCAGTCGTCGTGGGACGGTGGGGTCTCCGGCGGTATGA
- a CDS encoding hemolysin family protein: MNGELLFNIVLVVVFVLIGGVFAATEMALVTLRDSQVNAIAQRGKRGEKVAALARNPNRFLSAVQIGVTVAGFASAAYGAASIAPSVAPLLVSLGLSASAALTLATILLTLVVAYLSLVLGELAPKRLAIQRNAQFAYAVAPVLNGFAHLMRPVIWLLSVSTNVVVRLLGGDPNRTSEGLSEEELRDIVTTHEGLPEDERRILDDVLSLRDRQISEVMRPRPEVVAVNSADSVGEAITRIEELPFSRYPVVDQSMDDITGFVHVRDLYDAASQDPDAPLARVIRPILYLPATARVLPTLTKLRARNTHIAVVIDEYGGTDGIVTLEDLVEEVVGEIFDEYDTDAAPLKLVEGGGVVDGRLNLQDFAEATGIELPRGTWDTVAGFVLDRLGRLAVQGDTVDVGGVTLQVTGIDRRRIAELLVIPPETPPSHDD; this comes from the coding sequence ATGAACGGGGAGCTGCTGTTCAACATCGTGCTGGTCGTGGTGTTCGTGCTGATCGGTGGCGTGTTCGCGGCGACCGAGATGGCGTTGGTGACGCTGCGCGACAGTCAGGTCAATGCGATCGCCCAGCGGGGCAAGCGCGGCGAGAAGGTTGCCGCACTCGCGCGCAATCCCAACAGGTTCCTGTCCGCGGTGCAGATCGGCGTGACGGTCGCCGGGTTCGCCTCGGCCGCGTACGGCGCCGCATCGATCGCGCCGTCCGTCGCGCCGCTGCTGGTGTCGCTCGGGCTGAGCGCGTCGGCCGCACTCACTCTCGCCACGATCCTGCTCACCCTGGTGGTCGCCTACCTGTCGCTCGTCCTCGGCGAGCTGGCACCGAAACGGCTCGCGATCCAACGCAACGCGCAGTTCGCCTACGCGGTGGCGCCGGTGCTGAACGGCTTCGCGCACCTCATGCGGCCGGTGATCTGGCTGCTGTCCGTCTCGACGAACGTGGTGGTGCGGCTCCTCGGTGGTGACCCGAACCGGACGAGCGAGGGCCTGTCCGAGGAGGAGCTCCGCGACATCGTGACCACCCACGAGGGGTTGCCGGAGGACGAGCGCCGCATCCTGGACGACGTGCTCTCACTCCGGGATCGACAGATCAGTGAGGTGATGCGTCCCCGGCCGGAGGTCGTCGCGGTCAACAGCGCCGACTCCGTGGGCGAGGCGATCACACGCATCGAGGAGCTGCCGTTCTCCCGCTACCCGGTCGTGGATCAGTCGATGGACGACATCACCGGCTTCGTGCATGTCCGCGACCTGTACGACGCCGCGTCGCAGGACCCGGACGCACCACTGGCCCGGGTCATCCGCCCGATCCTGTACCTGCCCGCGACCGCCCGGGTCCTGCCGACGCTCACGAAGCTTCGTGCACGGAACACCCACATCGCGGTCGTGATCGACGAGTACGGCGGCACCGACGGGATCGTCACCCTGGAGGACCTCGTCGAGGAAGTCGTCGGTGAGATCTTCGACGAGTACGACACCGACGCTGCTCCCCTGAAGCTGGTGGAAGGCGGAGGCGTCGTCGACGGTCGGCTCAATCTGCAGGACTTCGCCGAGGCCACCGGGATCGAGCTGCCTCGCGGGACGTGGGACACGGTCGCCGGCTTCGTCCTCGACCGGCTCGGTCGGCTTGCGGTACAGGGGGACACCGTCGACGTCGGCGGTGTCACGCTCCAGGTCACGGGCATCGACCGACGGCGCATCGCGGAACTCCTCGTCATACCGCCGGAGACCCCACCGTCCCACGACGACTGA
- a CDS encoding helix-turn-helix transcriptional regulator: MVSKEADSASPVRERRKEQRLTQADLAELVSVSRQTIIAVEQGDYAPSVYLALRIARALGGTVEELFISEAGDSR; this comes from the coding sequence ATGGTGTCCAAGGAGGCTGATTCGGCGAGTCCGGTGCGGGAGCGCCGGAAGGAGCAGCGGTTGACGCAGGCCGACCTCGCTGAGCTGGTGAGCGTCAGCAGGCAGACGATCATCGCTGTCGAGCAGGGCGACTACGCCCCGTCGGTCTATCTGGCCCTACGGATCGCCCGGGCCCTGGGCGGAACCGTCGAGGAACTCTTCATCAGTGAGGCGGGAGACAGCAGATGA